A region from the Salinivibrio kushneri genome encodes:
- a CDS encoding mechanosensitive ion channel family protein, whose translation MLSELKNIAQLLVENKLLTTIGVIVFVSVIRRMILRHIRGDSNFLSEDQRKWISRTKNGAFSLLLLFLFLFWNTEISEFALSLTAIAVAVVVASKEIILCFTGSIQRASSRSFRIGDWIEVGNSRGEVIEHNLMATKIQEIDTHHGHYCYTGKTATLPNSLFFSTTVKNLNFMKRYVYHHFHLVIRGDINLYPHIPALLARIDDHSEDFLDIARRYNHVIERHAGVDLPGPEPHVYLSHTDTGEQHVHVRLFCPTERAAELEQLIREDIMTLYCEKLLPAADGKLSEQTEFTAAETTAPSTPA comes from the coding sequence TTGTTATCTGAGTTGAAAAATATCGCCCAACTGTTGGTCGAAAACAAACTATTGACCACCATTGGTGTTATCGTTTTTGTTAGCGTGATCCGCCGAATGATTTTACGTCATATTCGCGGCGACAGTAACTTCCTCAGTGAAGATCAACGCAAGTGGATCTCACGTACAAAAAACGGGGCATTTAGCCTGCTTTTACTGTTTTTGTTCTTATTTTGGAACACAGAAATTAGCGAGTTTGCCCTGTCGCTCACCGCCATTGCAGTCGCGGTGGTGGTGGCCTCCAAAGAGATCATCCTATGCTTTACCGGCTCAATTCAACGCGCCAGCTCACGGTCATTTCGTATCGGTGATTGGATTGAGGTCGGTAACTCTCGTGGCGAAGTGATCGAGCACAACTTAATGGCCACCAAAATTCAAGAGATTGATACCCACCATGGTCACTATTGCTATACCGGTAAAACAGCGACCTTACCGAATAGTCTGTTTTTCTCTACCACAGTGAAAAACCTGAACTTTATGAAGCGCTATGTCTATCACCATTTTCACTTGGTGATCCGGGGCGATATAAATTTATATCCCCATATTCCGGCGCTGCTGGCACGCATCGACGATCATAGCGAGGATTTTCTCGATATCGCTCGACGTTATAACCATGTGATTGAACGTCATGCGGGGGTGGATTTGCCTGGGCCTGAGCCTCATGTCTATTTGTCTCATACCGATACTGGCGAGCAACATGTCCACGTCCGCCTGTTCTGTCCGACCGAACGCGCCGCCGAACTCGAACAATTAATACGGGAAGACATTATGACGCTGTATTGCGAAAAGCTGCTCCCCGCAGCAGACGGCAAACTGAGCGAACAAACCGAGTTCACAGCGGCCGAAACGACCGCGCCTTCAACACCCGCTTGA